From a region of the Blastopirellula marina genome:
- a CDS encoding prenyltransferase/squalene oxidase repeat-containing protein: protein MSQPTKPTRLVVVRCFVALGLVWGAVQSASALTPDSPEVQKVVKAASGYLATSGSHSRVGGKSVIALALLKSGTPQDHPQITGAVRACQKFAEEVPKYEGDVVYDAGLALIFLCELDPYTYNREIQNLVTFFIRNQRPHGGFGYAERQTGDNSMTQYAALGLWLAHENRFEVPLENIASLTNYIMSVQDPSGGFGYQGNVSQRGKPRVAQSDVRPSLTTAGLCSVYVSADALDLSNRRSKVANNLPAEFIEVTQDPRRESMTKARGLVDRQALHSVKQMGNQWMHQNAKVDGTRWPLYFLYALERFQAFKELDEGRPDPDPKWYAAGFEYIKSKQNGNGSIQAPDEGEPVGTAFAVLFLVRGTQETIKKHVRTFDNGLLAGGRGLPEDLAEAELRDGKVINVKDVPETDRFLELLKSDDGSLDNLVDTDVTFDMNLTGTEREIALQAVRGKLRQGSYAARLMAIRAIRDTKDFDSVPYLIFALSDPDPRIVIEARNTLRFISRKIDGVQMPLNPTPPERELAIKKWKEWYRSLRPDARFVEP from the coding sequence ATGTCACAGCCAACGAAACCAACCCGGTTGGTAGTCGTACGCTGCTTCGTAGCTTTAGGACTCGTTTGGGGTGCGGTTCAGTCTGCCAGTGCGCTGACGCCTGACTCACCAGAAGTCCAGAAGGTTGTAAAAGCGGCCAGCGGATACCTCGCTACCTCGGGAAGCCATTCTCGGGTCGGTGGAAAATCTGTCATCGCCCTGGCTCTGCTGAAATCTGGCACCCCGCAAGATCACCCGCAGATCACCGGTGCCGTCAGAGCCTGCCAGAAGTTTGCCGAGGAGGTGCCGAAGTACGAAGGTGATGTTGTCTACGACGCCGGCCTGGCACTCATTTTTCTCTGCGAGTTGGATCCTTACACGTACAACCGCGAGATCCAGAATCTTGTTACCTTCTTCATCAGGAACCAACGCCCGCATGGTGGATTTGGATATGCCGAGCGGCAAACTGGCGACAACTCGATGACCCAGTACGCAGCGCTCGGTTTATGGCTCGCTCATGAGAACCGCTTTGAGGTGCCGTTGGAGAATATCGCCAGTCTGACCAACTACATCATGTCGGTACAAGATCCTTCCGGCGGCTTTGGGTATCAGGGAAATGTCTCACAACGCGGCAAGCCCCGCGTTGCTCAAAGTGATGTCCGCCCTAGTCTGACTACCGCAGGCCTCTGTTCGGTGTACGTCTCTGCCGATGCGCTCGATCTAAGCAATCGCCGCAGTAAGGTCGCGAACAATCTTCCGGCTGAGTTTATTGAGGTTACCCAAGACCCTCGTCGCGAGAGCATGACGAAGGCTCGTGGCTTGGTCGATCGCCAGGCGTTGCATTCGGTCAAGCAAATGGGCAATCAATGGATGCATCAGAACGCCAAGGTGGATGGCACGCGTTGGCCCCTCTACTTTCTGTATGCATTGGAGCGATTTCAGGCGTTCAAGGAACTGGACGAAGGACGCCCCGATCCTGATCCGAAATGGTACGCCGCTGGATTCGAGTACATCAAGTCGAAACAAAATGGTAACGGTTCGATACAGGCACCGGACGAAGGAGAACCGGTTGGGACCGCGTTTGCCGTGTTGTTCCTGGTCCGCGGCACGCAAGAGACAATCAAGAAGCACGTCCGGACTTTCGACAACGGCTTGTTGGCCGGCGGTCGTGGATTGCCAGAGGATTTGGCCGAGGCCGAACTGCGAGACGGCAAAGTTATTAACGTGAAGGATGTCCCTGAGACGGACCGCTTTCTGGAATTACTCAAGTCAGATGACGGCTCGCTGGACAATCTGGTAGACACGGATGTCACCTTCGACATGAACCTGACGGGCACCGAACGCGAAATCGCGCTGCAGGCCGTTCGGGGAAAGCTACGCCAAGGAAGTTACGCAGCACGGCTGATGGCTATTCGGGCCATTCGCGATACCAAAGATTTCGACAGTGTTCCGTACCTGATCTTCGCGTTGTCTGATCCTGATCCTCGTATCGTGATCGAGGCCCGCAACACGTTGCGTTTCATAAGTCGCAAGATTGATGGGGTTCAGATGCCGTTAAATCCTACGCCTCCTGAGCGAGAATTAGCCATCAAGAAATGGAAAGAATGGTATCGTTCGCTCCGCCCTGATGCCCGGTTCGTCGAACCGTAA
- a CDS encoding HU family DNA-binding protein: MAKKAAAATVKKPLTKTQLLTNIAESTGIAKKDVSAVMDALSSEIGKALGRSGAGAIAIPGIVKIEKKKVPARPAKKGVPNPFKPGELMDVPAKPASTKVKVRPLKNLKEMV, encoded by the coding sequence ATGGCAAAGAAAGCTGCAGCTGCAACCGTCAAGAAACCCCTCACCAAGACCCAACTGCTGACCAACATCGCAGAATCGACGGGCATTGCGAAGAAGGACGTCAGTGCGGTCATGGACGCGCTGTCCTCGGAAATCGGCAAGGCCTTGGGCCGTAGCGGTGCTGGCGCGATCGCCATCCCAGGCATCGTGAAGATCGAAAAGAAGAAGGTCCCGGCTCGTCCCGCTAAGAAGGGTGTGCCGAATCCTTTCAAGCCAGGCGAACTGATGGACGTTCCGGCCAAGCCAGCCTCGACCAAGGTTAAGGTTCGTCCTCTCAAGAACCTGAAGGAAATGGTCTAA
- a CDS encoding PQQ-binding-like beta-propeller repeat protein has translation MIRNTISLLVGGANRSRVFHRSILVALLISGCLIPSVAVAQDEQSDLESSFFLPIPREARLRLDRIEEASDQERWTDAAQDLMVLLAGENAEDFLVPLDNGKETTSDSVKSTTLQLVQKLPPNVLEAYQLLVGTEPEALLQEALAENNQRKLSEVARRFLFTTAGEKAAIILARKSMDARQWEGALLDLGRLDYKPQQSRKYQEETDLMRAICLREVGREDEAKTIITQLKDDKALDRLLPSLKIVGSTPPEKILAQLAQAEANNEHPPYAWKMFQGSETRTAPSRGSEPLQEVQWNARMAASRQQQDEIRGSMQRFQDNRVPVFPAIHPVIVSNQVIFRTPAGLLATDIKSGKVLWKFPWDNLDLDLSDQESDLLSNIFPALGREFERAIWADARSGHLSSDGKRLFYVHDERPPGDDLGALLATGGLRSTGGLFAGQENHLYCFDIAREGAILWQLGGANADEDQAKNQLSEARFLGPPLPIGKDLFVLAGIIDEIRLLCIDAETGHINWSQQLARQTNASPTEILESYLQAATPSHKGGILVCPTNSGSIVAVDLSNQALLWGFQYKEPDRNRPGRRVTNRDQGGDFMALADRWNDGTPLLHQGKVLVTPTDSDFLYCLDLLTGEKLWERPRRDNVALATVEGNLALIIGKTSVSGINIENGEPAWKTPETTLPEQSLPSGYGFRLHEKYYLPTTKNEIIPIHLADGKLDSPIEAVGELGNLVCYKDYVISISPEFVTAYKQIDALRREVTERLAKDKNDAEALRMLGKLQKHDGDLASALASLQRSMDIEANDETRTQLVATGLAALGQNFTKFRDIVEEMERLVNSLDEKMALARLTARGLHSEGKHDEALKRYFAFLDLTDEYLSSQVGSSEMLIHDFDPDVEVSADRWARGKISQLHDAMTAEEQTQADKAVQERLDMILAAEKADSKELARFVNRFPRFPAAKEARVQLAGALLEKGLILQGESVLRGLMTEDVAAEQMGPLVFKLATGLKKAGLENESAQWFREISSNYNNVAVDGKRTGRQVAALEQWTPVAAAIVREKSIWPYSQATAEVEQHPSQGFSRVDYPIRLKEANEVAPTDYSLLLDSDANLVIVRDSFGGPIVRIPFTTQSGRKLYQPQIGALHAQQFGHLLILSLGSELQAFNMMPNLPSEDSSRLIWTSDLQNGVAGSNRRTREFDVYTKKMNPFAEMPRTARDVTTHKPIGQFAGNHELICYQIGSRIICRDPISGGIYWERDGAPLGCELVVTDKHVIAIPEDEDHERGELGTTVNATVLSADNGELLATVELPSSDRIWTIRDGVVVSWHTKEMDQAPSLSGFDAATGKHLWTHDYEAASVTKGVLLRRKPWLATLDKFGQLKIVNIPDGKIVHQKTLPRDGEAIQLKVVESDDQFLLAVYRDINPRPHFRSIPYDNSETLLRGEIYAINSETGEMVWENPALVHDNYLLEDFQSSGLPVVALVARLHRPDARTPQMNSALEVLLLDKRDGRVLFRKEFSELSVTFSLSGNPSDKSIQLQLAALEVKLKFDPDQPPVPAPPAATEIDFSYPPSSAKKAP, from the coding sequence ATGATTCGGAACACAATTTCCCTTCTTGTAGGCGGTGCAAATCGCTCCCGAGTCTTCCACCGGTCTATACTCGTCGCCCTTTTGATATCTGGCTGCCTGATTCCCAGTGTTGCCGTCGCCCAAGATGAACAGTCCGACCTGGAATCCTCCTTCTTCTTGCCCATTCCGCGAGAAGCACGCCTACGGCTCGATCGGATCGAAGAGGCTTCCGATCAGGAACGTTGGACCGATGCCGCTCAAGATTTGATGGTTTTACTGGCCGGAGAGAATGCCGAGGACTTCCTCGTCCCGCTCGACAACGGCAAAGAGACCACCTCCGACAGCGTCAAATCGACGACGCTGCAACTCGTCCAGAAGCTTCCGCCTAACGTTCTGGAAGCCTATCAGTTGCTCGTCGGTACTGAACCCGAGGCACTTCTTCAGGAAGCGTTGGCCGAAAACAACCAGCGCAAACTGTCGGAAGTCGCTCGACGATTTTTATTCACCACGGCCGGCGAGAAAGCCGCCATCATCCTGGCCCGCAAATCGATGGATGCCCGCCAATGGGAAGGAGCACTCCTCGACCTAGGGCGGCTCGACTACAAACCGCAGCAATCACGCAAATACCAAGAAGAAACCGATCTGATGCGTGCGATCTGCTTGCGGGAAGTAGGACGGGAAGACGAAGCGAAAACCATCATAACTCAACTGAAAGACGACAAGGCACTCGATCGATTACTACCCAGTCTGAAGATTGTCGGCAGCACGCCGCCTGAGAAGATTCTCGCGCAGCTCGCCCAGGCCGAAGCCAATAACGAACATCCGCCCTATGCCTGGAAGATGTTCCAGGGTTCCGAAACACGCACGGCTCCTTCCCGGGGCAGTGAACCGCTGCAAGAGGTGCAGTGGAACGCACGCATGGCGGCAAGTCGTCAGCAGCAGGACGAAATTCGTGGGTCGATGCAGCGATTCCAAGACAATCGCGTGCCGGTGTTTCCGGCGATTCATCCCGTTATCGTCTCGAACCAGGTCATCTTCCGTACCCCGGCTGGTTTGCTGGCGACGGATATCAAAAGCGGCAAAGTCCTTTGGAAGTTTCCGTGGGATAACCTCGATCTCGACCTATCGGATCAAGAGTCCGATCTGCTGAGCAATATCTTCCCCGCCTTGGGGCGTGAATTCGAGCGGGCCATCTGGGCCGATGCTCGTTCGGGACATTTGTCGTCCGATGGAAAGCGTTTGTTCTATGTTCACGACGAACGGCCACCGGGGGACGATTTGGGGGCCCTGCTGGCCACTGGCGGCCTCCGCAGCACCGGCGGGCTCTTCGCCGGCCAAGAGAACCATCTCTACTGCTTCGATATCGCTCGCGAAGGGGCCATTCTCTGGCAACTAGGGGGTGCCAATGCCGACGAAGATCAGGCCAAAAATCAACTTTCCGAAGCTCGTTTCCTGGGCCCACCTCTGCCGATCGGTAAAGACCTGTTCGTGTTGGCCGGAATCATCGACGAGATCCGTCTGCTATGCATCGACGCCGAGACAGGCCACATCAATTGGTCGCAGCAATTAGCTCGCCAAACGAACGCCAGTCCGACGGAAATTCTAGAGTCGTATCTGCAAGCTGCCACTCCTTCGCACAAGGGTGGCATCCTGGTTTGTCCGACCAACTCGGGTTCGATCGTCGCAGTCGATCTTTCCAACCAGGCCCTGCTGTGGGGCTTTCAATACAAAGAGCCCGATCGCAATCGTCCCGGCCGCCGCGTTACCAACCGCGACCAGGGAGGAGACTTCATGGCCCTGGCCGATCGCTGGAACGACGGCACGCCCCTTTTGCACCAGGGGAAAGTGCTCGTTACGCCGACCGACTCCGATTTCCTTTACTGCCTGGATCTGTTGACTGGCGAAAAGCTTTGGGAACGCCCACGACGCGACAACGTGGCCCTGGCAACCGTTGAAGGGAATCTGGCTCTGATCATTGGCAAAACATCCGTCAGCGGAATCAATATCGAGAACGGCGAGCCCGCCTGGAAAACGCCGGAAACGACCCTGCCGGAACAATCGTTGCCCAGTGGCTATGGCTTCCGACTCCACGAAAAGTACTACCTTCCAACGACTAAGAACGAGATCATCCCGATCCACCTGGCCGACGGCAAACTCGATAGCCCGATCGAAGCGGTCGGCGAGTTGGGGAATCTGGTCTGCTACAAAGATTACGTTATCTCCATCAGCCCGGAATTCGTGACTGCGTATAAGCAGATCGACGCACTCCGCCGTGAAGTAACCGAGCGTCTAGCGAAGGACAAGAACGATGCAGAGGCTCTGCGGATGCTCGGCAAGCTGCAGAAGCACGACGGGGATCTGGCCAGCGCACTCGCTTCGCTGCAGCGTTCGATGGATATCGAAGCCAACGATGAAACGCGCACTCAGTTGGTAGCAACCGGTCTCGCCGCCCTGGGACAAAATTTCACGAAGTTCCGCGATATCGTCGAGGAAATGGAACGTCTCGTGAATTCGCTCGACGAAAAGATGGCCTTAGCTCGCCTCACCGCACGGGGACTCCACTCCGAAGGCAAGCACGACGAGGCTCTCAAGCGATATTTCGCCTTTCTCGATCTGACAGACGAATACCTGTCGTCGCAAGTCGGTTCGAGCGAGATGCTGATTCACGACTTTGACCCCGATGTGGAAGTGAGTGCCGACCGCTGGGCCCGTGGCAAAATCAGCCAACTTCACGACGCGATGACGGCGGAAGAGCAAACGCAAGCCGACAAGGCCGTTCAAGAGCGACTCGACATGATTCTGGCCGCCGAAAAAGCGGACAGCAAAGAACTGGCTCGGTTCGTCAACCGTTTCCCGCGATTTCCTGCGGCGAAAGAGGCTCGCGTCCAACTGGCAGGTGCCCTCCTGGAAAAGGGACTTATCCTACAAGGCGAGAGCGTCCTGCGCGGCTTGATGACCGAAGATGTCGCAGCCGAACAGATGGGACCACTGGTCTTCAAACTGGCCACTGGGCTTAAAAAGGCCGGCCTGGAGAACGAATCGGCTCAATGGTTCAGGGAAATCTCGAGCAACTACAACAACGTGGCCGTCGACGGTAAACGCACCGGTCGTCAGGTCGCCGCGCTAGAGCAATGGACTCCCGTTGCGGCGGCTATCGTGCGCGAGAAGAGCATCTGGCCCTACTCCCAAGCCACGGCAGAAGTGGAACAGCATCCCAGCCAAGGTTTCAGCCGAGTCGACTATCCAATCCGCCTGAAAGAGGCCAACGAGGTCGCCCCGACCGACTATTCACTGCTTTTGGATAGCGACGCGAACCTGGTTATCGTTCGCGATTCGTTCGGCGGCCCGATTGTGCGGATCCCATTCACCACGCAAAGCGGCCGCAAACTATACCAACCGCAGATCGGAGCACTGCATGCCCAGCAGTTCGGTCACCTGTTGATCTTGTCGCTAGGAAGCGAACTTCAGGCATTCAACATGATGCCCAATTTACCGAGTGAAGACTCGTCGCGTCTGATTTGGACCAGCGATCTGCAAAACGGCGTCGCGGGCTCGAATCGCCGAACGCGTGAGTTCGATGTTTACACCAAAAAAATGAACCCGTTTGCCGAGATGCCGCGTACGGCTCGCGACGTAACCACACACAAACCAATTGGGCAGTTTGCCGGCAACCACGAGTTGATCTGCTACCAGATCGGTTCGCGAATCATCTGTCGCGATCCCATCTCAGGCGGCATTTACTGGGAACGTGACGGGGCCCCGCTTGGCTGCGAATTGGTTGTCACAGACAAACACGTGATTGCCATTCCCGAAGACGAAGATCACGAACGGGGCGAACTGGGTACAACCGTCAACGCCACGGTTTTATCAGCAGACAACGGCGAATTGCTCGCTACGGTCGAACTCCCCAGTTCCGATCGGATCTGGACCATCCGCGATGGCGTAGTGGTTTCGTGGCATACCAAGGAAATGGATCAGGCCCCAAGCCTTTCCGGTTTCGATGCCGCGACCGGTAAGCATTTGTGGACGCACGACTACGAAGCCGCGAGCGTTACCAAGGGGGTCTTGCTCCGCCGCAAGCCATGGCTGGCAACGCTCGACAAGTTCGGCCAGTTGAAGATCGTGAACATTCCCGACGGCAAGATCGTTCATCAAAAAACGCTTCCTCGCGACGGCGAAGCTATTCAGTTGAAAGTGGTCGAGTCCGATGACCAATTCCTGCTGGCCGTCTACCGCGACATCAACCCCCGGCCTCATTTTCGCAGCATTCCCTACGACAATAGCGAAACGCTCCTGCGAGGGGAAATCTATGCCATCAATTCCGAAACGGGAGAAATGGTGTGGGAAAACCCAGCCCTTGTACACGATAACTACTTGCTAGAAGACTTCCAATCGAGCGGCTTGCCGGTGGTCGCCCTGGTGGCAAGGCTACACCGCCCCGATGCCCGAACACCACAGATGAACTCGGCCCTGGAAGTCTTGCTGCTGGACAAACGGGACGGACGTGTCCTGTTCCGCAAAGAATTCAGCGAATTAAGCGTTACCTTTTCCTTGTCTGGCAACCCAAGCGACAAGTCCATCCAGCTTCAACTGGCGGCTTTGGAAGTAAAACTGAAATTTGACCCCGACCAACCTCCTGTGCCGGCCCCACCGGCAGCTACCGAGATCGATTTTTCTTACCCCCCATCGTCAGCAAAGAAAGCCCCCTAG
- a CDS encoding AAA family ATPase encodes MSESEFASSAIEKISVARARILDQLGQVIVGQSDVIEELLICLMSRGHCLLEGAPGLAKTLMISTLSKVLELSFSRIQFTPDLMPADITGTEIIEENKSTGSREFRFLQGPLFSHVILADEINRTPPKTQAALLEAMQERTVTVGRVRHELADPFFVLATQNPIEQEGTYPLPEAQQDRFMFKVFVKYPSFDDEFEIARRTTAKQNVKLEPVLTAEELIELQSLVRDVPASDHVIRYAITLVRQTRVGEPGIPDFVTEMLSWGAGPRSVQFLILGGKARALLHGRTHVTTDDIQALAKPVLRHRIVLNYGAESEGVSADDVIDRILQETPAKEDQLTSDARFQKIFAS; translated from the coding sequence ATGTCTGAATCAGAGTTCGCCTCATCGGCGATCGAGAAAATATCTGTCGCGCGAGCGCGAATCCTTGATCAATTAGGCCAAGTCATCGTCGGGCAATCCGACGTTATCGAAGAATTGCTCATCTGTTTGATGAGTCGAGGCCACTGCCTTTTGGAAGGGGCCCCAGGGCTCGCCAAAACCCTCATGATCAGCACGCTGTCGAAGGTGCTGGAATTGAGCTTCAGCCGTATCCAGTTCACCCCCGACCTGATGCCGGCCGACATCACCGGCACGGAAATCATCGAAGAGAACAAATCAACCGGTTCTCGCGAGTTCCGCTTCTTGCAGGGGCCGCTCTTTTCGCACGTCATTTTGGCGGACGAAATCAACCGAACGCCCCCCAAGACCCAGGCCGCGTTATTGGAAGCGATGCAGGAACGCACCGTGACCGTGGGCCGGGTGCGTCACGAACTGGCCGATCCGTTTTTCGTGCTGGCCACGCAAAACCCGATCGAACAGGAAGGGACCTACCCACTGCCGGAAGCGCAGCAAGACCGCTTCATGTTCAAGGTCTTCGTGAAGTACCCCAGTTTTGACGACGAATTTGAAATTGCTCGCCGCACCACGGCCAAGCAGAACGTCAAGCTCGAACCGGTTTTGACCGCGGAAGAACTGATCGAACTGCAAAGTCTGGTTCGCGATGTCCCGGCTTCCGATCATGTCATCCGTTACGCGATCACGCTGGTTCGTCAGACTCGCGTTGGTGAGCCAGGCATTCCCGACTTCGTCACCGAGATGCTCTCTTGGGGTGCCGGCCCGCGTAGTGTTCAGTTTCTCATTCTCGGCGGTAAGGCTCGGGCATTACTGCATGGACGTACTCACGTCACAACCGACGACATCCAGGCACTCGCCAAACCTGTGCTGCGACACCGCATTGTGCTGAACTATGGTGCGGAAAGCGAAGGAGTGTCGGCCGACGACGTGATCGATCGGATTCTGCAGGAAACGCCCGCCAAAGAGGATCAGCTAACCAGCGATGCCCGATTCCAAAAAATATTTGCATCCTGA
- a CDS encoding DUF58 domain-containing protein: MPDSKKYLHPETLGRISKLELRARHVVEGFLSGTHRSPYFGQSIEFLQHREYATGDDLRHIDWKVLGKHDKYFIKQYEEYTNLRCMLMVDASASMSYGDGPMTKYDYACTIAASLAYLILKQQDAVGCAVFDDAIRYRVPVLSKRTHLNTVVDALANQSPRDKTDMQTICKQFAEGYTSRGLVILISDLFGDVAATAKGLRILRQRGHDVMVFHVMDDDELDFPFTGSTRFEGLELPDHLTCNPRALREGYLEAVNEFTASMRRECTKNTIDYALVRTRDSLATVLTTYLSNRLGMHHRN; this comes from the coding sequence ATGCCCGATTCCAAAAAATATTTGCATCCTGAGACGCTCGGGCGGATTTCCAAACTGGAACTCAGGGCCCGGCACGTCGTGGAAGGATTTCTCTCCGGTACTCATCGCAGTCCCTACTTCGGGCAGTCGATCGAGTTTCTCCAGCATCGCGAGTATGCGACCGGGGACGATCTGCGCCATATCGACTGGAAAGTCCTCGGCAAGCACGACAAGTATTTCATCAAGCAGTACGAAGAATATACCAATCTTCGCTGCATGCTGATGGTCGATGCTTCAGCCAGCATGAGCTACGGCGATGGTCCGATGACCAAGTACGATTACGCCTGCACCATTGCGGCATCGCTGGCGTACTTGATCCTGAAACAACAAGATGCCGTCGGCTGTGCCGTGTTTGACGACGCCATTCGGTATCGCGTGCCGGTACTCAGCAAACGGACGCATCTGAACACGGTGGTCGACGCGCTGGCCAACCAGTCGCCACGCGACAAGACCGACATGCAGACCATCTGCAAGCAGTTCGCCGAAGGATACACCAGCCGCGGCTTGGTGATCCTTATTTCCGACTTGTTTGGCGATGTTGCCGCGACAGCCAAGGGACTCCGAATTCTTCGTCAGCGGGGACACGACGTGATGGTGTTCCACGTGATGGACGACGACGAGCTCGACTTCCCTTTCACCGGTTCAACCCGCTTCGAAGGGCTGGAACTGCCTGATCATTTGACCTGCAACCCACGAGCACTTCGCGAAGGGTATCTGGAAGCGGTAAACGAATTCACGGCTTCCATGCGTAGAGAATGCACCAAGAACACGATCGACTATGCCCTGGTTCGTACGCGGGACTCCCTGGCGACGGTTCTGACCACGTACCTTTCCAATCGACTGGGAATGCACCACCGCAATTAA
- a CDS encoding vWA domain-containing protein — translation MLFVYPALAWAFALVSLPVLIHLINMMRHRRVKWAAMDFLLQSHKRMKHWVMLRQLLLLLTRMAAIALIVAMLAGLITTQSWSNMIGDRVTHHLILLDDTFSMRERLGGDTAFESAVKTTNRIIENLANQDRPQRISVVLYSDIMRGDADAKAPNLESRMRVDMDSTSITKLQELLANTSPTEQTIPLAEVLQRGSEIVTEFDQSEVAQVYIVSDFREKDWGSEAILRDPISQIEQRSLELNWINCARLPQDNLAITDVTIGSGTVVAGIPTIVKVSVRNFGQQTAVDVPVNIELFGSNSGMTDISQAGNALQRLYDQLPITFDEIPPGDQVTRQTQIIFPAEGSHVLSFRLPEDPLPLDNLRFATTKVESTIPVLIVDGDPKLTNAFYLQSVFNPGPNVSTGISPTTTSSSFLTTAELKDLAKFETVFIIDPPMLDERVITTLKQYVESGGGIVWYCGPGTNELGLDELAKADLLPSGLQGPAELSQNTPDGPPDFDPGDNPVFKVFAGEKNPFLRRLVVGKYFPVVPEFATEKPDNVRILGSLRNGDPLVLEHGLGKGKVITFLTSLGPQWNSWATNPSFIVAILELRNYASSAASGESTFPVGSPISVIAPTSDYRADVQFYSPGATRLPTDRSERLQMEAVPGTLNGNAELGGVDSVTGRFLTGQSGVYEAWLTKIDGANEVRRYSLAPEITESDLLSMNETNLRQLYPSVTFNYFAADAWQYDNAAQQGTNWQTILLVLVLGALLLEQVLAYYASYHPVAPGASAA, via the coding sequence ATGCTTTTCGTCTATCCAGCTCTGGCTTGGGCGTTTGCCCTCGTATCGCTTCCCGTGTTGATCCACCTGATCAACATGATGCGGCACCGGCGCGTCAAGTGGGCGGCTATGGACTTCCTGCTTCAAAGCCACAAGCGGATGAAGCACTGGGTCATGCTCCGCCAGCTTCTACTGCTGCTCACGCGCATGGCCGCGATCGCGTTGATTGTTGCCATGCTGGCCGGTTTGATCACGACACAAAGTTGGTCGAATATGATCGGCGACCGGGTGACTCATCACCTGATCCTGCTGGACGACACCTTCTCGATGCGCGAACGCCTGGGGGGCGACACGGCCTTCGAGTCGGCCGTGAAGACCACCAACCGCATCATCGAGAACCTGGCCAATCAAGATCGCCCGCAACGCATTTCCGTGGTGCTTTATTCGGACATCATGCGCGGTGACGCCGACGCCAAGGCCCCGAATCTCGAGTCCCGTATGCGGGTCGACATGGATTCGACCAGCATCACCAAGCTCCAAGAACTGCTGGCCAACACCTCCCCAACCGAGCAAACCATTCCGCTGGCCGAAGTCCTGCAGCGTGGCAGCGAAATCGTGACTGAGTTCGACCAATCCGAAGTCGCCCAGGTTTACATCGTTTCCGACTTCCGCGAGAAGGACTGGGGATCGGAAGCCATTCTTCGTGACCCGATTTCCCAGATCGAACAGCGTTCGCTCGAGCTGAACTGGATCAACTGTGCCCGACTTCCGCAAGACAACCTAGCCATCACCGACGTGACCATTGGCAGCGGAACCGTCGTTGCCGGCATCCCAACCATCGTCAAGGTTTCCGTACGCAATTTTGGCCAGCAAACGGCCGTCGATGTCCCGGTCAACATCGAGCTGTTCGGTTCCAACTCAGGCATGACCGACATTTCCCAGGCCGGCAATGCACTTCAGCGATTGTACGACCAACTACCGATCACCTTCGACGAGATTCCGCCCGGCGATCAAGTCACACGGCAAACCCAAATCATCTTCCCTGCCGAAGGTTCGCACGTCCTTTCCTTCCGCTTGCCGGAAGATCCACTGCCGCTGGATAATCTTCGCTTCGCCACCACCAAGGTCGAGTCGACCATTCCGGTGCTGATTGTCGACGGCGATCCCAAGCTGACCAATGCGTTTTACCTGCAATCGGTCTTCAATCCTGGGCCGAACGTCTCGACTGGCATCAGCCCGACCACGACCAGCAGCAGCTTTCTGACGACGGCTGAACTGAAGGACCTGGCGAAGTTTGAGACAGTGTTCATCATCGATCCACCGATGCTGGACGAACGAGTTATCACCACGCTTAAACAGTACGTCGAATCAGGCGGCGGGATCGTCTGGTACTGCGGCCCTGGCACGAATGAACTGGGGCTCGACGAACTCGCCAAGGCGGATCTCTTGCCATCTGGTCTGCAGGGACCTGCCGAGCTTTCACAGAACACGCCGGATGGTCCCCCCGATTTTGATCCCGGCGACAACCCGGTATTCAAAGTCTTCGCTGGCGAAAAGAATCCTTTCCTGCGACGGCTGGTCGTTGGGAAATACTTCCCGGTCGTCCCTGAGTTCGCCACCGAGAAACCTGACAATGTTCGTATCCTGGGCAGCTTGAGAAACGGCGATCCGCTGGTGCTCGAACACGGACTGGGCAAGGGGAAGGTCATCACGTTCCTCACTTCGCTCGGTCCTCAATGGAACAGTTGGGCCACGAACCCCAGCTTCATTGTCGCCATCCTCGAATTGCGGAACTACGCCAGCAGTGCGGCAAGCGGCGAGTCGACGTTCCCGGTTGGGTCACCGATCTCGGTGATCGCCCCGACTTCCGACTATCGCGCGGACGTTCAGTTCTACAGCCCAGGTGCCACGCGGCTTCCGACCGATCGAAGCGAGCGTCTGCAGATGGAAGCGGTCCCTGGCACATTGAATGGCAACGCGGAATTGGGCGGGGTCGATTCGGTTACGGGACGCTTCCTGACCGGCCAGTCAGGCGTGTACGAAGCCTGGCTGACAAAGATCGACGGGGCGAACGAAGTCCGACGCTATTCGCTGGCTCCTGAGATCACCGAAAGTGATCTGCTGAGCATGAACGAAACGAACCTGCGACAGCTGTACCCATCGGTGACCTTCAATTACTTTGCCGCCGATGCGTGGCAATACGATAACGCTGCCCAACAAGGAACCAACTGGCAAACCATTCTGCTGGTGCTGGTCCTCGGGGCACTGCTGCTGGAACAAGTCTTGGCCTATTACGCGAGCTACCACCCAGTGGCTCCAGGAGCATCTGCCGCGTGA